In a single window of the Paramagnetospirillum magnetotacticum MS-1 genome:
- a CDS encoding bacteriohemerythrin, with protein sequence MGTDTASAAIPQWTPEMSVGNDTLDSDHKAFFDIARLLYDSLSAKQDQGMIITSTLMILEEYVDGHFLREEKALKAVGYSQLAEHHHKHRKFQARVRAISETYQSGTKSAADDLPNLVIQWLTHHILNEDMQYKRWIRDFAVDPRPLAFLAMEAVG encoded by the coding sequence ATGGGTACCGATACCGCTTCAGCAGCGATTCCCCAGTGGACCCCTGAAATGTCAGTGGGCAATGACACGCTGGACTCCGACCACAAGGCATTTTTTGACATTGCTCGGCTGCTTTACGATTCGCTTTCAGCGAAGCAGGACCAGGGAATGATCATCACCAGCACTCTCATGATCCTAGAAGAGTATGTAGATGGGCATTTCCTTCGCGAGGAAAAGGCGCTGAAGGCGGTCGGCTATTCGCAGCTGGCGGAACATCACCATAAACACCGCAAGTTTCAAGCCAGGGTGAGGGCAATTTCCGAAACGTATCAAAGTGGTACCAAGTCAGCGGCGGACGACCTTCCCAACCTCGTCATCCAATGGCTTACTCATCACATTCTCAATGAGGACATGCAGTATAAACGGTGGATTCGAGATTTCGCCGTTGATCCTCGCCCTCTCGCTTTCCTGGCAATGGAAGCAGTAGGATAA
- a CDS encoding PAS domain-containing protein yields MASGISGSERSFRDNEIIVSKTDLQGRMTYCNDVFIRISGYAEAELIGKPHNMIRHPAMPRCVFKLLWDTISQGKELFAYVVNRCKNGDYYWVYAHVTGDLDDSGNMVGYHSNRRSPDRKAIDVIEPLYARLLEEEGRHADRKAGIEAATNLLLTILAEKGVSYEQFVFSL; encoded by the coding sequence ATGGCCAGCGGCATTAGCGGAAGTGAGCGCAGCTTCCGCGACAATGAGATCATCGTCAGCAAGACGGATCTTCAGGGGCGAATGACCTATTGTAATGACGTTTTTATTCGCATCTCAGGATACGCGGAAGCCGAGTTGATCGGAAAACCACATAACATGATCCGGCATCCGGCTATGCCCCGATGCGTGTTCAAGCTGCTATGGGACACCATCTCCCAGGGCAAGGAACTGTTCGCCTACGTGGTCAATCGCTGTAAGAACGGCGACTACTACTGGGTTTACGCTCATGTGACGGGCGATCTTGACGACAGCGGCAACATGGTCGGCTACCACTCCAATCGTCGATCTCCAGATCGCAAAGCCATCGACGTCATTGAGCCGTTGTATGCCCGACTTCTGGAAGAAGAAGGGCGGCATGCCGACCGAAAGGCTGGGATCGAGGCGGCGACCAATCTGCTGCTGACCATTCTCGCTGAGAAGGGAGTGAGCTATGAGCAGTTTGTCTTCAGCCTCTAA
- a CDS encoding methyl-accepting chemotaxis protein — MSSLSSASKALAAVVIALVLMVVATIWDMSRGASGITAVVLAASVILMLAAMWLRRTNASLSKGVAVLSQAAEGRLRVRVLGIRGHGTIGELLRNINRLLDQTEAFAKEADAAMHAAAEGRFYRNIVGKGLRGEFIRYSQDVNTTLGVMGESNSKLGMFTSRMLKDAVSISMTINEGAIANASIITGIHSARDEAQGMAAATEELVSSIQEISHQSEGVAGLSTEAHSVTEAGRQVVSEAMVEFATIEAVVREAAHKVADLAKASEAIGDILSSIEDIAAQTNLLALNATIEAARAGEAGKGFAVVANEVKNLANQTARATLDIGERINTLRQEMAGIVTTMSQGTEAIATGRHSMETMDRRMGEISDLVSNTTERMAEVSHILSQQAAAANEISSGIQKVAYLGQQNAQAIEKSTNALSGVEAEIGSLLTLLNDQEIPNKIITIAKADHVIWKKRLVDMVIGKITLKAEELSSEQTCRLGKWYFGPGSMPFRHHPAFVELEGCHRDVHQTGMSVVKAFNGGNAEEAIRLIGEVGGASERVIACLDRLINEPARISSGVTGRF; from the coding sequence ATGAGCAGTTTGTCTTCAGCCTCTAAGGCGCTGGCCGCAGTCGTCATCGCATTGGTGCTGATGGTGGTAGCGACGATCTGGGACATGTCAAGAGGAGCCTCAGGCATTACTGCCGTGGTGCTGGCGGCATCCGTGATATTGATGCTGGCAGCGATGTGGCTGCGGCGGACCAATGCCAGCCTGAGCAAAGGTGTTGCGGTTCTGAGCCAAGCCGCTGAAGGCCGTCTCAGGGTTCGGGTGTTAGGCATCCGTGGCCATGGCACGATCGGCGAGCTGCTTCGCAACATAAATCGCTTGTTGGATCAGACCGAGGCTTTCGCGAAGGAAGCGGATGCGGCAATGCACGCCGCCGCCGAAGGCCGCTTTTACCGCAACATCGTCGGCAAGGGCTTGCGAGGAGAGTTCATTCGCTACTCTCAAGACGTGAATACTACGCTGGGAGTCATGGGCGAAAGCAATTCGAAGCTGGGAATGTTCACCAGCCGCATGCTCAAAGACGCAGTGTCAATCTCGATGACCATCAACGAAGGTGCCATTGCTAACGCCAGTATCATCACCGGCATTCACAGCGCCCGTGACGAGGCGCAGGGCATGGCTGCTGCAACCGAAGAATTGGTGTCCAGCATCCAGGAAATTAGCCACCAAAGTGAAGGTGTTGCTGGGCTGTCCACTGAAGCCCACTCGGTTACCGAGGCTGGGCGGCAGGTCGTTTCGGAAGCCATGGTAGAATTCGCCACGATTGAAGCCGTTGTTCGCGAAGCCGCCCATAAGGTTGCTGATTTGGCTAAGGCGTCAGAAGCCATTGGAGACATCCTGTCTTCCATTGAGGATATCGCGGCCCAGACCAACCTTCTCGCCTTGAACGCCACCATTGAGGCGGCCAGGGCTGGTGAAGCAGGAAAAGGCTTTGCTGTCGTAGCCAATGAGGTCAAGAACCTCGCCAATCAGACGGCACGGGCTACCCTCGACATTGGGGAGCGCATCAACACCCTTCGCCAGGAAATGGCAGGGATCGTCACCACGATGAGCCAAGGTACTGAAGCTATCGCCACTGGCAGGCATTCAATGGAGACCATGGATCGCCGTATGGGCGAGATCAGCGATCTCGTCAGCAATACGACGGAGCGTATGGCAGAGGTATCGCACATCCTGTCACAGCAAGCCGCTGCCGCTAATGAAATCTCCAGTGGCATCCAAAAGGTGGCGTATTTGGGCCAGCAGAATGCGCAAGCCATCGAAAAAAGCACGAATGCCCTTTCAGGCGTTGAGGCAGAGATCGGCTCGCTGTTGACCCTGCTTAATGATCAAGAGATTCCCAACAAGATCATCACAATCGCCAAGGCTGATCACGTTATCTGGAAAAAGCGTCTGGTCGATATGGTCATCGGCAAGATCACGCTGAAGGCGGAAGAGCTTTCCAGCGAACAGACCTGCCGGCTTGGAAAATGGTATTTCGGCCCAGGTTCGATGCCGTTCCGACATCATCCCGCCTTCGTTGAATTAGAAGGCTGTCACCGAGATGTTCATCAGACCGGCATGTCCGTGGTAAAGGCATTCAATGGCGGAAATGCGGAAGAAGCCATCCGCCTCATAGGCGAGGTTGGGGGCGCTTCCGAACGCGTGATTGCGTGTCTCGACCGCTTGATCAACGAACCTGCCCGGATAAGCAGTGGGGTCACAGGAAGGTTCTGA
- a CDS encoding protein phosphatase CheZ, with protein MVPPHLPATSRPMYSAERQMHERRAKAKPEATLDALVAMITDMRGEISSLRSNVAALKQPSVATNPLVGEPVTDSSDDAAVVLLKAELHGLAKCIAETKLEIAAIRPSGPAGSDDHITIVANELDAVVAATEDATQSILDSVEAVDTMAQELRSHVSNAYAGGILNDISEKMTAILEACNFQDITGQRITKVVNTLKYVEQRVNAMIAIWGEEAAANDTSSPKEDLREGDARLLNGPQLDGIGISQNDIDAMFG; from the coding sequence ATGGTTCCTCCTCATCTGCCAGCCACTTCCCGGCCCATGTATTCGGCTGAGCGCCAAATGCACGAGCGGAGAGCAAAGGCGAAGCCTGAGGCAACGCTCGATGCCTTGGTTGCAATGATCACCGACATGCGGGGAGAAATTTCATCGCTTCGCAGCAACGTTGCGGCCCTCAAGCAACCTAGCGTGGCGACCAATCCCCTCGTCGGGGAGCCTGTCACTGATAGCAGTGACGATGCGGCGGTGGTTCTTCTCAAGGCGGAATTACACGGCCTCGCGAAATGCATTGCAGAAACCAAGTTAGAGATTGCCGCCATCCGGCCTTCAGGGCCTGCGGGTAGTGACGACCACATAACCATCGTTGCCAACGAATTGGATGCTGTGGTTGCCGCGACCGAGGACGCCACCCAGTCCATTCTCGATTCGGTTGAGGCAGTGGATACCATGGCGCAGGAACTGCGATCCCACGTGTCCAACGCCTATGCAGGCGGTATCCTCAACGACATTTCGGAAAAGATGACGGCGATATTGGAAGCCTGCAATTTCCAAGACATCACGGGCCAGCGAATCACCAAGGTGGTCAATACCCTCAAATATGTCGAGCAGCGCGTTAACGCCATGATCGCCATCTGGGGTGAAGAGGCTGCCGCTAATGATACATCTTCGCCAAAGGAAGACCTTCGCGAAGGCGACGCTCGGCTTTTAAACGGACCACAACTCGATGGCATC